In Amycolatopsis solani, a single window of DNA contains:
- a CDS encoding mandelate racemase/muconate lactonizing enzyme family protein: MITEEHVATASRPSELRITDLRVATVEGVPFRSSIIRIDTNQGLAGYGEVRDQASATYALVLKSRLVGENPCNVDKIFRKIKQFGHHGRQGGGVSGVEMALMDLAGKAYGVPAYALIGGRFRDEVRCYADTPSVPDPHAMGARLLERKQRGFTLLKMDVGVDLLWDVPGALIAPPGARADDTTMHPFTGIQVTAKGVDHLVSYVDIVRSVLGYDVALAADHFGHIALDSCIRIGRALEPFTLAWIEDLIPWQLTGQWRRLTEAVAVPTCTGEDIYLLDGFRPLLDTGAIRVAHPDPATAGGIAETKRIGDYAQERGIAMALHLAASPIATMACVHLAAATENFLALEHHAADVEFWSDLVTGPLITDGRITVPDTPGLGFGDLNEDLLRRHLDPRDPVFFAETKHWDTESSHDRLWS, encoded by the coding sequence ATGATCACCGAGGAGCACGTCGCGACGGCGTCCCGGCCGAGCGAGCTGCGCATCACCGACCTGCGGGTGGCCACTGTGGAGGGTGTGCCGTTCCGCTCGTCGATCATCCGCATCGACACCAACCAGGGACTCGCCGGCTACGGCGAAGTGCGCGACCAGGCCAGCGCCACCTACGCGCTCGTGCTCAAGAGCAGGCTGGTGGGGGAGAACCCCTGCAACGTCGACAAGATCTTCCGCAAGATCAAGCAGTTCGGGCACCACGGCCGCCAGGGCGGCGGGGTCTCCGGCGTCGAGATGGCGTTGATGGACCTCGCGGGCAAGGCGTACGGAGTGCCCGCGTACGCGCTGATCGGCGGCCGGTTCCGGGACGAGGTCCGCTGCTACGCGGACACGCCGTCGGTGCCGGACCCGCACGCGATGGGTGCCCGGCTGCTGGAGCGCAAGCAGCGCGGGTTCACGTTGCTGAAGATGGACGTGGGCGTCGACCTGCTGTGGGACGTGCCGGGGGCGCTGATCGCGCCGCCGGGCGCCCGCGCGGACGACACGACGATGCACCCGTTCACCGGCATCCAGGTCACCGCCAAGGGCGTCGACCACCTGGTGTCCTACGTGGACATCGTGCGGTCGGTGCTCGGCTACGACGTCGCGCTCGCCGCCGACCACTTCGGCCACATCGCCCTCGACTCGTGCATCCGGATCGGCCGGGCGCTGGAGCCGTTCACCCTGGCGTGGATCGAGGACCTGATCCCGTGGCAGCTGACCGGCCAGTGGCGCCGGCTCACCGAGGCGGTCGCCGTCCCGACGTGCACCGGCGAGGACATCTACCTGCTCGACGGCTTCCGGCCGCTGCTGGACACCGGCGCCATCCGCGTCGCCCACCCCGACCCGGCGACGGCGGGCGGGATCGCCGAGACCAAGCGGATCGGCGACTACGCGCAGGAGCGCGGGATCGCGATGGCGCTGCACCTGGCGGCGTCCCCGATCGCGACGATGGCGTGCGTGCACCTGGCCGCCGCCACGGAGAACTTCCTGGCGCTGGAACACCACGCGGCCGACGTGGAGTTCTGGAGCGACCTGGTCACCGGCCCCCTGATCACCGACGGCCGGATCACGGTGCCGGACACCCCGGGCCTGGGCTTCGGCGACCTCAACGAGGACCTGCTGCGCCGCCACCTCGACCCGCGCGACCCGGTGTTCTTCGCGGAGACGAAGCACTGGGACACCGAGTCGAGCCACGACCGGCTGTGGAGCTAG
- a CDS encoding ribonuclease activity regulator RraA, with the protein MVETHDIVRPPAELSAALAAIGSATASGELSRMGIRSAFIRGPVTVTPGVRVAGPALTLQFLPKREDLYPVDEYEEPEKQLHRHVMYHAQPGDMIVVDARGDMSSGVFGEMMLTYFKGRGGLGVVIDGCLRDIGEAKQLGLGLWIRGATPNFHAQTGIVPAAVNVPVACGGTLVEPGDIVVADDDGAVVVPVKLAPALVEHAQEHAEWEEFSRIRLSEGGDLRRYYPLSEEARPEYERWRAEQGRA; encoded by the coding sequence GTGGTCGAGACGCACGACATCGTCCGCCCGCCCGCCGAACTCAGCGCGGCGCTCGCGGCCATCGGCAGCGCGACGGCCAGCGGCGAGCTCAGCCGCATGGGTATTCGCAGCGCGTTCATCCGCGGCCCGGTCACGGTGACGCCCGGCGTGCGCGTGGCCGGCCCGGCGCTGACGCTGCAGTTCCTGCCGAAACGGGAGGACCTCTACCCCGTCGACGAGTACGAGGAACCGGAAAAGCAGCTGCACCGCCACGTGATGTACCACGCGCAGCCCGGCGACATGATCGTCGTGGACGCGCGCGGCGACATGAGCAGCGGGGTGTTCGGCGAGATGATGCTGACCTACTTCAAGGGCCGCGGCGGCCTCGGCGTGGTGATCGACGGCTGCCTGCGCGACATCGGCGAGGCCAAGCAACTCGGCCTCGGGCTGTGGATCCGCGGCGCCACCCCGAACTTCCACGCGCAGACGGGAATCGTCCCGGCCGCGGTCAACGTGCCGGTGGCGTGCGGCGGCACGCTCGTCGAGCCGGGCGACATCGTGGTCGCCGACGACGACGGCGCCGTCGTGGTGCCGGTCAAGCTCGCCCCCGCTTTGGTGGAGCACGCCCAGGAACACGCGGAATGGGAGGAGTTCTCCCGGATCCGGCTGTCCGAGGGCGGCGACCTGCGCCGGTACTACCCGCTGTCGGAGGAGGCCCGGCCCGAGTACGAGCGGTGGCGCGCCGAACAGGGCCGCGCCTAG